Proteins from one Ahaetulla prasina isolate Xishuangbanna chromosome 2, ASM2864084v1, whole genome shotgun sequence genomic window:
- the LOC131192746 gene encoding zinc finger protein 3-like isoform X1, which translates to MGAQRPSEEAADRAPQVPQNRGCWEKGLRKKSPGGKISPPPIVDHGRRIPGPQELCSHLHIRCHRWLQPEGHSKGQMPDLEQASEPFLEAATDSSPLEKDPSHPCQRPLSMGIKQQDPLLDPPPGKAATCLEPPGTFPHPGETETAAAPPAQSPVSFEEVAVYFTNEEWALLAAGQKALHREVMLENSRNVASLVGDGGEGSSNNSNVRKCRMSLVIPSCSGMKESWRRQERAEEPRGSPNEKPKEPLDLEDPPQKAPAQQGNGGKSIHPQVERGSPRPGRIEKKQHRCPECGKSFSQSSHLASHQSIHTGERPHQCRECGKSFRQLAYLASHQRIHTGEKPFRCPECGKHFNRSTNLTCHRRKHTGEKPFRCPVCSKSFCDKSGFNLHQLIHSKDKPHKCPTCGKTFIRRSQLTSHEGIHTGERPFHCPECGKSFHRSSNLTSHQRIHAGEKPHGSPECGKSFYDKQHLLRHQRRHVAEKPFSCAECNKTFSQKRNLVRHQKFHSGPTSPPSLQWTKRFRNERQPKRHLDALGEERGPFMSWSVEVASDGVPVLLPCQEFPHGDQYVIISQIK; encoded by the exons ATGGGGGCCCAGCGCCCCAGTGAAGAAGCGGCAGACAGGGCCCCCCAAGTCCCCCAGAATCGGGGATGCTGGGAAAAAGGCCTCCGGAAAAAGAGTCCCGGGGGCAAGATAAGCCCCCCGCCCATCGTGGATCATGGCCGAAGAATCCCAGGGCCCCAGGAGCTGTGCAGCCACCTGCACATCCGGTGCCACAGGTGGCTGCAGCCGGAGGGACACAGCAAGGGGCAGATGCCGGACCTGGAGCAG gcCTCTGAGCCATTCCTGGAGGCTGCCACCGATTCCTCCCCCTTAGAGAAGGACCCCTCCCATCCCTGCCAGAGGCCTCTCTCAATGGGCATCAAACAGCAAGATCCTTTGCTGGACCCTCCACCAG GGAAGGCAGCCACATGCCTGGAACCGCCTGGAACGTTTCCCCATCCAGGAGAGACGGAAACAGCAGCTGCACCTCCGGCTCAG AGCCCCGTGTCCTTTGAGGAGGTGGCCGTGTATTTCACCAATGAGGAGTGGGCCCTCTTGGCCGCTGGCCAGAAAGCCCTCCACCGGGAAGTCATGCTGGAGAACTCGCGCAACGTGGCGTCCTTAG TAGGAGATGGAGGGGAAGGCAGCAGCAACAATAGCAATGTCAGAAAGTGCAGGATGTCCCTGGTGATCCCCAGCTGTTCTGGGATGAAGGAGTCGTGGAGGAGGCAAGAAAGAGCCGAGGAGCCGAGGGGAAGCCCAAACGAGAAGCCAAAGGAACCGCTGGACCTGGAGGACCCTCCTCAGAAAGCACCAGCGCAGCAAGGAAATGGTGGGAAGAGCATCCACCCCCAAGTGGAGCGGGGTAGCCCTCGGCCAGGTCGGATAGAGAAAAAGCAACACCGGTGCCCAGAGTGCGGGAAGAGTTTCAGTCAGAGCTCGCACCTGGCATCCCACCAGAGCATCCACACAGGCGAGCGACCACACCAGTGCCGGGAGTGCGGGAAGAGCTTTCGTCAGCTGGCCTACCTTGCCTCGCACCAgaggatccacacgggggagaagccctTCCGCTGCCCCGAGTGCGGGAAGCACTTCAACCGAAGCACCAACCTAACCTGCCACCGGAGGAAGCACACGGGTGAGAAGCCCTTCCGCTGCCCAGTCTGCAGTAAGAGCTTCTGCGACAAGTCGGGCTTCAACCTCCACCAGCTGATCCACTCCAAGGACAAGCCCCATAAGTGTCCAACCTGCGGCAAGACCTTCATTCGCCGCTCGCAGCTGACCTCCCACGAGGGGATCCACACAGGTGAGAGGCCCTTCCACTGCcccgagtgtggaaagagcttccatCGCAGCTCCAACCTCACCTCCCACCAGAGGATTCATGCAGGGGAGAAGCCCCACGGCTCCCCTGAGTGTGGGAAGAGCTTTTACGACAAGCAGCACCTCCTGCGGCACCAGAGGAGGCACGTGGCGGAGAAGCCCTTCTCTTGCGCCGAGTGCAACAAGACCTTCAGCCAGAAGAGGAACCTGGTGAGACACCAAAAGTTCCATAGTGGACCAACATCGCCTCCATCCTTGCAGTGGACAAAGAGGTTCCGTAATGAGCGGCAGCCAAAGAGGCATCTGGACGCTCTTGGGGAGGAACGAGGACCCTTCATGTCCTGGAGTGTCGAGGTTGCATCCGACGGAGTCCCCGTCCTGCTTCCCTGCCAAGAATTCCCACATGGAGATCAGTATGTCATAATTTCTCAGATCAAGTGA
- the LOC131192746 gene encoding zinc finger protein 3-like isoform X2, with protein sequence MGAQRPSEEAADRAPQVPQNRGCWEKGLRKKSPGGKISPPPIVDHGRRIPGPQELCSHLHIRCHRWLQPEGHSKGQMPDLEQASEPFLEAATDSSPLEKDPSHPCQRPLSMGIKQQDPLLDPPPGKAATCLEPPGTFPHPGETETAAAPPAQSPVSFEEVAVYFTNEEWALLAAGQKALHREVMLENSRNVASLGDGGEGSSNNSNVRKCRMSLVIPSCSGMKESWRRQERAEEPRGSPNEKPKEPLDLEDPPQKAPAQQGNGGKSIHPQVERGSPRPGRIEKKQHRCPECGKSFSQSSHLASHQSIHTGERPHQCRECGKSFRQLAYLASHQRIHTGEKPFRCPECGKHFNRSTNLTCHRRKHTGEKPFRCPVCSKSFCDKSGFNLHQLIHSKDKPHKCPTCGKTFIRRSQLTSHEGIHTGERPFHCPECGKSFHRSSNLTSHQRIHAGEKPHGSPECGKSFYDKQHLLRHQRRHVAEKPFSCAECNKTFSQKRNLVRHQKFHSGPTSPPSLQWTKRFRNERQPKRHLDALGEERGPFMSWSVEVASDGVPVLLPCQEFPHGDQYVIISQIK encoded by the exons ATGGGGGCCCAGCGCCCCAGTGAAGAAGCGGCAGACAGGGCCCCCCAAGTCCCCCAGAATCGGGGATGCTGGGAAAAAGGCCTCCGGAAAAAGAGTCCCGGGGGCAAGATAAGCCCCCCGCCCATCGTGGATCATGGCCGAAGAATCCCAGGGCCCCAGGAGCTGTGCAGCCACCTGCACATCCGGTGCCACAGGTGGCTGCAGCCGGAGGGACACAGCAAGGGGCAGATGCCGGACCTGGAGCAG gcCTCTGAGCCATTCCTGGAGGCTGCCACCGATTCCTCCCCCTTAGAGAAGGACCCCTCCCATCCCTGCCAGAGGCCTCTCTCAATGGGCATCAAACAGCAAGATCCTTTGCTGGACCCTCCACCAG GGAAGGCAGCCACATGCCTGGAACCGCCTGGAACGTTTCCCCATCCAGGAGAGACGGAAACAGCAGCTGCACCTCCGGCTCAG AGCCCCGTGTCCTTTGAGGAGGTGGCCGTGTATTTCACCAATGAGGAGTGGGCCCTCTTGGCCGCTGGCCAGAAAGCCCTCCACCGGGAAGTCATGCTGGAGAACTCGCGCAACGTGGCGTCCTTAG GAGATGGAGGGGAAGGCAGCAGCAACAATAGCAATGTCAGAAAGTGCAGGATGTCCCTGGTGATCCCCAGCTGTTCTGGGATGAAGGAGTCGTGGAGGAGGCAAGAAAGAGCCGAGGAGCCGAGGGGAAGCCCAAACGAGAAGCCAAAGGAACCGCTGGACCTGGAGGACCCTCCTCAGAAAGCACCAGCGCAGCAAGGAAATGGTGGGAAGAGCATCCACCCCCAAGTGGAGCGGGGTAGCCCTCGGCCAGGTCGGATAGAGAAAAAGCAACACCGGTGCCCAGAGTGCGGGAAGAGTTTCAGTCAGAGCTCGCACCTGGCATCCCACCAGAGCATCCACACAGGCGAGCGACCACACCAGTGCCGGGAGTGCGGGAAGAGCTTTCGTCAGCTGGCCTACCTTGCCTCGCACCAgaggatccacacgggggagaagccctTCCGCTGCCCCGAGTGCGGGAAGCACTTCAACCGAAGCACCAACCTAACCTGCCACCGGAGGAAGCACACGGGTGAGAAGCCCTTCCGCTGCCCAGTCTGCAGTAAGAGCTTCTGCGACAAGTCGGGCTTCAACCTCCACCAGCTGATCCACTCCAAGGACAAGCCCCATAAGTGTCCAACCTGCGGCAAGACCTTCATTCGCCGCTCGCAGCTGACCTCCCACGAGGGGATCCACACAGGTGAGAGGCCCTTCCACTGCcccgagtgtggaaagagcttccatCGCAGCTCCAACCTCACCTCCCACCAGAGGATTCATGCAGGGGAGAAGCCCCACGGCTCCCCTGAGTGTGGGAAGAGCTTTTACGACAAGCAGCACCTCCTGCGGCACCAGAGGAGGCACGTGGCGGAGAAGCCCTTCTCTTGCGCCGAGTGCAACAAGACCTTCAGCCAGAAGAGGAACCTGGTGAGACACCAAAAGTTCCATAGTGGACCAACATCGCCTCCATCCTTGCAGTGGACAAAGAGGTTCCGTAATGAGCGGCAGCCAAAGAGGCATCTGGACGCTCTTGGGGAGGAACGAGGACCCTTCATGTCCTGGAGTGTCGAGGTTGCATCCGACGGAGTCCCCGTCCTGCTTCCCTGCCAAGAATTCCCACATGGAGATCAGTATGTCATAATTTCTCAGATCAAGTGA
- the LOC131192746 gene encoding zinc finger protein 660-like isoform X3, with amino-acid sequence MPARPLGGDMWGLAQNLQWLPLPVVMSSGFHQEDYGAGVGATCPPPPPFWIKGHFWRGEMQMARRPPEATQSPVSFEEVAVYFTNEEWALLAAGQKALHREVMLENSRNVASLVGDGGEGSSNNSNVRKCRMSLVIPSCSGMKESWRRQERAEEPRGSPNEKPKEPLDLEDPPQKAPAQQGNGGKSIHPQVERGSPRPGRIEKKQHRCPECGKSFSQSSHLASHQSIHTGERPHQCRECGKSFRQLAYLASHQRIHTGEKPFRCPECGKHFNRSTNLTCHRRKHTGEKPFRCPVCSKSFCDKSGFNLHQLIHSKDKPHKCPTCGKTFIRRSQLTSHEGIHTGERPFHCPECGKSFHRSSNLTSHQRIHAGEKPHGSPECGKSFYDKQHLLRHQRRHVAEKPFSCAECNKTFSQKRNLVRHQKFHSGPTSPPSLQWTKRFRNERQPKRHLDALGEERGPFMSWSVEVASDGVPVLLPCQEFPHGDQYVIISQIK; translated from the exons ATGCCAGCCAGGCCTCTTGGAGGTGACATGTGGGGCCTTGCCCAAAATCTCCAATGGCTGCCCCTCCCTGTGGTGATGTCATCCGGCTTTCACCAGGAAGACTatggggcaggggtgggggctacttgtccaccaccaccaccattctGGATCAAGGGACATTTCTGGAGAGGGGAAATGCAGATGGCCAGGCGTCCTCCAGAAGCCACACAG AGCCCCGTGTCCTTTGAGGAGGTGGCCGTGTATTTCACCAATGAGGAGTGGGCCCTCTTGGCCGCTGGCCAGAAAGCCCTCCACCGGGAAGTCATGCTGGAGAACTCGCGCAACGTGGCGTCCTTAG TAGGAGATGGAGGGGAAGGCAGCAGCAACAATAGCAATGTCAGAAAGTGCAGGATGTCCCTGGTGATCCCCAGCTGTTCTGGGATGAAGGAGTCGTGGAGGAGGCAAGAAAGAGCCGAGGAGCCGAGGGGAAGCCCAAACGAGAAGCCAAAGGAACCGCTGGACCTGGAGGACCCTCCTCAGAAAGCACCAGCGCAGCAAGGAAATGGTGGGAAGAGCATCCACCCCCAAGTGGAGCGGGGTAGCCCTCGGCCAGGTCGGATAGAGAAAAAGCAACACCGGTGCCCAGAGTGCGGGAAGAGTTTCAGTCAGAGCTCGCACCTGGCATCCCACCAGAGCATCCACACAGGCGAGCGACCACACCAGTGCCGGGAGTGCGGGAAGAGCTTTCGTCAGCTGGCCTACCTTGCCTCGCACCAgaggatccacacgggggagaagccctTCCGCTGCCCCGAGTGCGGGAAGCACTTCAACCGAAGCACCAACCTAACCTGCCACCGGAGGAAGCACACGGGTGAGAAGCCCTTCCGCTGCCCAGTCTGCAGTAAGAGCTTCTGCGACAAGTCGGGCTTCAACCTCCACCAGCTGATCCACTCCAAGGACAAGCCCCATAAGTGTCCAACCTGCGGCAAGACCTTCATTCGCCGCTCGCAGCTGACCTCCCACGAGGGGATCCACACAGGTGAGAGGCCCTTCCACTGCcccgagtgtggaaagagcttccatCGCAGCTCCAACCTCACCTCCCACCAGAGGATTCATGCAGGGGAGAAGCCCCACGGCTCCCCTGAGTGTGGGAAGAGCTTTTACGACAAGCAGCACCTCCTGCGGCACCAGAGGAGGCACGTGGCGGAGAAGCCCTTCTCTTGCGCCGAGTGCAACAAGACCTTCAGCCAGAAGAGGAACCTGGTGAGACACCAAAAGTTCCATAGTGGACCAACATCGCCTCCATCCTTGCAGTGGACAAAGAGGTTCCGTAATGAGCGGCAGCCAAAGAGGCATCTGGACGCTCTTGGGGAGGAACGAGGACCCTTCATGTCCTGGAGTGTCGAGGTTGCATCCGACGGAGTCCCCGTCCTGCTTCCCTGCCAAGAATTCCCACATGGAGATCAGTATGTCATAATTTCTCAGATCAAGTGA